The genomic region acagcttctccTCTCCCTGCCCTGGATGCCTCCTCTCTTAATGCTGCAGAAATGTACAAAACAACTTTTTGTATACTTTGCTCAGTGTTGTGTGATTGTTGGTACTATAAGCAGTAGAGACATGAATATATGCACAAACAAAAGCTCATATgcatattcagaaagacagaagcAACAAGTATTGTCTCTATTCCTGACAGTCAAATAAAGagcatgaatatatatatataaatatatatagactTGGCCATTTTGTATCAATGACCCATGAACTGCATGCTTCAGTAAATTGTAACAATTGTCTATTACCTTTATTTTCCctaatttttcctttatttctgttGATATCTTTTTCCAGAAAAGCATTAATTAATGATAGAATGAAGAAACAAATCACAGGAATAAATCAAAAGTTGTCAAATTACCCAGCTAAAATGAAGCAGCGGCCATAATAACTTATCAAGATTGAAGATCAATGTATTATTTGAAAGAtctttgaaaaatataaaagaaaatgtgtatttaaaatgtttgtttttatgttttagtattagcagtttgtttttatttcgaGTAAAAAGGAATTAAGGAATGAGAAATTGAAGCCAATACAATGAGACCAGTGTTTCAAATAAAGCTCTTGTCTACTCAACATGGTTCTAACAGTGTCTTTAATCATCTGGTTTGATGTGAGTgagagaaatgagaaaatatCATGATTCATTTTTCCAATTAGACAGATCTTTGTTTTGCCTCACAGGAATTCACAGCATGTCTAATAACAGAGATGACACACTGTTGAGAGACAGCTCAGGAATTATTCATCACTGAAATTACACTCAGAAGTGAAACCTACTTTCACCTATGACTCAGGTTGATTGTCATGGCAGCAAAGGTCAGGGATGATTTAAAATCACAGAGTGTAAATAACTGGTGTTGACACTCTGTGGTGGGGCGGCGTATTTTCCGTCCTGAAGATCAAAACAATCAGATGGAACTTTACACACAGTGTTATCAGGCTTTTATTCATGACTCATGACGAGAATGTACTGTGATGAGAAAGAACCATCTTCATTCATTCGGTTTCCACATTCAGAAACAGTTTTACACAGTAAAGTTTATCTTCTTCCATTAAGAAAATGATACCACGAGAAGTATGATGCATACGGACAGAACATTAAATGACATGATCGGGTATTCTCATTTTTACAGCACACGCATTCTTAACATAAGCACACATGCGGACTGAAACTGAAACCATCACTCAGTGTATCAATATGAGAACTTATCATGATGGTGGGGTTTTGACAGGAGAGTCAGAGGGGTTTCAGGGACGTGGTCCCCGGGGGGGCTCAAACCAACGATTTCACAGAAATCAACATAAAACTGGGAGTGTGGCCTGATCAGAAAACGAATGGTACTCCACCTTCCACAGCATCTTcagataaaaaatgttttctttcaaaatgtGAAGTATCACCAAGActaacagataaataatgtcTCTGTTAGTCCCACATTTTAGCAGGAGCATCTTGTGAAAAGGCTTGAAGGAGGAGATCTTATTTTGGAATACTCAAAGCCTGTGtgtagagaaataaataaagcatgACATGCTCACAGACACTAAATCACAGGTAATTTCAGCTTGATGCGTTTAAAGCATCATTTGTCAAATCCAATGTGAATTATATCGAGGGATTAATTTGCCAACCTGGTTCGTTAACAACTAATTGGCCAGGGACTCCCAGAACCTCCAAACAATACAGTGTAAATCCCCTTTATCAACAGAGGAAACATTCTCACTCCCTCCAAACGAGGATTACAAGTGGTTTTTAAATCATTCCTGGTCCTGCGAGGACATGCAGCGTCGGCGGGAGGAGGCGCTCCGTTTCTTCAGCATCAGCTTGAGCTGGAAATGAAAAGACATTGAGGTGATACTGAATGAGAGGTGAGGaatattaaaagaaaaggagCCTCTGCTCGGTGCAGAGGTGGCTGTtaaaatgaggggggggggggctcacctgCTCTCCCCGGGGGCCGCTCTGCAGCAGGTGAGCCGGCTGGTCGTTTTCCAGGTTGCGGATGCTGGGAtcagctcctctcctcagcagcagctgcaggatctCCTCCTGGTGGGGGTTACCATGGAGACCAGCGGCCATGTGTAAAGCGGTGTGACCATGCGCCTGAGGCAGAAGAGAGAAGACGCATCATTACTCGGACCGTTTGTGTATCCTGTATTTCTGTGTACAGACACATGCGTGTACAAAATCCACATCTGAGTGGAACTCACTTTCATGTTGACAAAGGCTTTGATGTTGGGCAGGGGAACCAGCAGATATCGCACCAGATCGATGTTCCCCTCCTTCACAGCCAAGTGCAGCACAGTCTTGTTACTTTTGATTTCCTGGAAGTGGAGAATTGAAAgtgacagggggaaaaaaaacacacactgaaaccaCAAAGTCAAATGGAAGGGAAAGCAAAAAAGAGAATCGGGAGGGGAAACGGCCTGCGTTACGAAATCATCCCACTGAGATAAAACCTGGGCACTTCCCCGGCATGAAGTGTATTATTCAAAGAAAGGTCAGGGTTTAGAATTTTGACTTTGATGCCCCTGTAATCATCCTGTCATGTGCTCGGCTCATGTGACTTTCAGGAAAGGGAGGGGTGCACTGTACCTGGCTGCACAGGGACGCCCCTGCACTGAGCAGCATCTCCACACAGGAGAGCTTCTCCGCTGCCTTGCTGTGGAGACCAACGTCCTCCAGACCAGTGGTGGACAAAGCCTTCATGGTGGCACTGTGAGAAATGGCTGCACAGTGCAGAGGAGTCATACCTGAGGCAAAGAAGAAGACGTTAACGTTTTGACTTATAATGCACGGTCACCTTAACACAACTTCCCTGTTGTTTAATAAATtagaaacaaaaaatacaacataaaatCACCTTCAAAATTGCAGGCCTCCAGGTTAACGGCAGGTCTGCTGGACAGAACAGCctgaaaacaatataaatataattaacgTGCGTTCAGTATGACTCATCTGATGCCAAAGTGATCCAATCATAACGGTGCTTTACCTGCAGAACCTCAGGGAAGCCATAGTGGACGGCCAGATGCAGGGCAGTTTGGCCGTTAACATCACAAGCATTGATGTCCGTTCCCAGTGACAGTAAATCTTGTACAATGTCCGGCTGGTTTGCGGTCACTGCCACCAGTAAAGCagtctgcacaaacacattgatgataccatgtttaatttaatagACCCAAAAGAGCCTTTTGCACATGTTGGAAGCTCGTGTATATTTCCGTACCTTTCCCTTGTGTTCTTTGGCATCCAGCCGCCCCACCTCCCTCAGCCGCTCTGCAGCAGCGAAGGCACACTCCCTGAGTCCCTTGGCAGTGTAGATGTGCAGGATGCTGACAGGACGGGAGCACATGATAAATTAGTTATAAATGAGGctggaaaaaaaagatgctGGTAATTCCAACCCGCACTTTTCCCCATTCACAGTTGAATTCTGTTTTCCATTTTTAGCTGTACTTCTAATCATCGAGCGCGAGGAGCTGACTCATCACCTTCTTTGGTTTGACTTAATCTTGCCAGGATAACACGTCTGAGCGCGTGGCTCTCGCTTTAAGTCACGACTGAAAACGAAACTCTTACGGAAGTAAATAATGTGTGAGCGTTTACACAACACGGGGATGCCAGcagagttcagtgtgtgtgtgtgtgtgtgtgtgtgtttaaaatatgTACTCTCAGTATGAGTGTGATTGtcttagtgtttgtttgtgtgtatttgcatatgtgtgcctgtgtgtaccATTAGTGTGACTGGTattgcctgagtgtgtgtgtgtgtgtgtgtgtttttatacgtgtgtgcgtgtataccATCAGTGTtagtgtgattgtgtgagtattgtttgtatgtatgtgtgtgtgtgtgtgtgtgtgtgtgtgaatgtgtgtttgtgtgtatgtgtgaaccaTCAGCGTGACTGTGATTgcctgagtgtgcgtgtgtgtgtgtgtgtgtgtgtgtgtgtgtgtgtgtgtccatgcagtTTACTCATGTTATTTTTTGGAGGGTTCAGTCCCAGACAAACTTTCTGAAACTGGTGTATTCCACTCACGTGTCTCCGTCCTCGTCCTGCCCGGTGGTCCTGCTGTAATCCATCCCTCTGAGCAGCATCCTGGCCTCCTCCAGTTTGGCGGCGTCCATCGACGAACCGAAACTCATCTGTGTGTTCTGACTCAGACCCAGAGGTGACCAAGATGAAGCCAGAGTGGGATCTGCCACTGGCATCTGGCAATCCTGCTAAAAACAATATGATAGAGGTCAACAACATATAGGATTAGGCTGTCACTTGAATCCAACACGTCCGTTGAAGGGTCACGACGATGGGAGTCCTCTTACGTATGTCGGAGTCATTGTGTCTACAAATCccgggagctgctgctgagtgCCATATTCGGACGCCATGGCGAGGCTGAAGGCTGGAGCGAAGCTGGGTCCTGGGTGGCTGCCATAGTAGCCGAGAGTCGGCTCTGGTGCTGGGGTCCACGGCTCGAAGCTCACTGCCATGTCTGTGTAGCTGCTGGATGATGCACCTGGAATGAAAAGCCTAGACTGATGACTgatattcacacactcacacacaacattatGTGAGGCCGCTGTGGCTCAGCAGGTGGAGCGGGTTGTCTGCTCCAGTCCAGGTGTCCATGGGCAAGACACCGGCCACCAAAACACTGACAAGGCCAATGGACACCTTCAAAAATACAGTGGACGGGTGTGAAGGATAAAAAGCAAATGCAGGTGGggtgagagaagaggacagtgaGCAGGATTCCTCTTCTCTCAAGACACTGGCCCACAAATTGCCGCTGTcagctgtgtgtgaatgggttgtTTGAATGATAGAGATGCTCTGTTTGAATGGGACTTGAAGGGAAAAAATGCTCTGAgtggtctgtgtttttgttcttttcagtGAGTCCCATTAAAAGAGCCTGGGAGTCCTGGTCAAGTTAAACAGCAAtgagtaaaacaaaaataaaaagttttaaatataaatgcaaaCAGGGAAACACAAAGCGTAGTCAACATGACATACTGTTCCTAAACTCATTTATAATAAACAGGTCATGAATACAAACTTGGCCACTGTAGCTCTTGGCAAATAACTCGACAAAAGTATAAGTGGGGGACTATTTTCTGATGGGGATGTGGTGCATCGGTgagtatttacagcagcagaagtgTCTTTTTGGAAATTACTCAAAATAAACTGGAATGTCCATGTTCATCAAAATGAGGGAAAGTGTCAGAGTGAGCAACTTTGTAACTATCTGATGTGCTTCAAATCGTTTTTTGGACAATACTGGAGTTTCATGAACCAGAGGGATACCAAACGGTCCAGACCTAAAGTGTTTTGACATAAATACATCTACTATCACCAGGCTCAACTCATTCAGCTTGAGAAGAAAACAATGTATATTAAATGTAAGTGTCTCCATCGCTTTTAAAATGATGTAACAAAGTTACACTCTGATGTGAACCTTCAAATTGAAGCTGAGACTTGACACTTGTAGAATCCATTCGTGCTAAGGAACATGAGATGTTTAATTGTCCAGCTGATTATAGTCTGGACTCTATCTGAGGCATTAGCTGAAcgcataaataaacatatttgaattaatttattattagttTTGGAGTTTTTGATAGGAAATAAGACAAATATCAATAAAACAGACAGTTGTGTATATGTTCCCCAGGTCTTACCTGAACAGGTAAATACTTCTGACGAGGACAGCTGCTGGTAGAGAGAACAGAAGAAATGATAAGTAACCAAATTTGTactgtgttattattatataaatacatatgtgTTATTATTTAGACGCCGAGCCCCTGTGTTTGATGACTTACTGTCACAGTGTTTGAGGGACCAGGACTTGTGCTCGCTGCAGAGCAGGACGGGGACACAGACGATGACTCacgcctcctcttctcttccaagAGCTTCTTCACTGTGGGCAGAGTGCAACACGGCTTCTCCTTTGGTGCTGAAATTACAGAGTAAGACATTAGAGcacaataagaataataatttaataaaagagttaacaaatatatataaaaagtaaaatattataaaatgtttgaataagtcGTCAAGATCAGAGCTAGATTATAACTGAACAAATGTGTTTGGTTTTGGTCTGAGATCAAGAAACTGTCATGGGACTAATGATATATAGATTCAATTGAATTAACTAATTCTTTGGTGCATACATtcagaaaatagaaataaatcaaatgcactgttaagtgatgtgtttttgcttgaaaaatataattatatattgcATACAAATTATAGTTATTATAAAAGAAATCTATTCAGCAACTACAGTAATTGTTTCAGCTCTAGAAAAAGCTATGTCCCTCAtccttcataataataataataacaatatcaataaacacaaacttTTTTATCCAGTCAGCAGACGCCTGTCTCTAATGATATGTAGACAGACATGGATCTTTCATTGAGAAGTGAGCTTTCTCTTTTTGTAACAATTAACCAGATCATAGATTGTGGATGAGTCTCTTGTTCCCTCTCACTGGAATACATGTGTGTATCGAGACAGGCTTTATTTGAAGTGTCAGCTGACTTGTCATCAGATGGATGATACAGCCTGCTCACTTTCTCCATGGCAACATGTTTCTGCTCACCTTCAAACAAAGTACATCAAATCCTTTATGAGTACTTTTCCCCTGTGAATTCATTTCCATTGAGCAGGTAAAGGAAattagaaaaacaggaaaaacacatcacaaaacaGAATTTGTCTGTTTCCAGCTGACAGGCTGTGACCACATCACAACTTCACCCCTACACGTGAAAGACAGCGTGATTTTCCACCCATGTCTGTGGAACGTGATTACAGAGATAACAACCTCCTCCATTAGGAACCCAGATCATGCGGCCATTCAGACACACTGGGATTGCCATCGCTTATTTTCTATGACATCTTTCTGCAGCGCTCCGTTacgcaaacagaaacacaaaccacaTCTTCCTGCCTTTGGTGTTTGACTTGCACGTCACCTGCCTTGTGCTTTCTAGTGCCTGGGAGGGAGGTTCATGACACGCTCttttgtctgtttctctttttgttttaactGTTTGAGTGATGTCTGCTGTGGTAAGAAACACAGCAAATACAtggatataaaatatatatatgcaaattCAACCAGTGAGAGAGAAATGTGAGTTCCTGGTTTGAGACTGGCCACTTCTTTCGCTTTGGCTCTGAGCTGAAAAGCCTGAACAATAAACCCTGTTGACCTCATGACGTGAAAAGGGCAGATCTTTGAGAATACAAGGGTTCAGTCAGAACACTTCAGTGCCGCCAAGTTTCATTTTAGAAGTTCAAAAGGTGTTACTATGTGTTACTCAACCCTGACTCATTTGATCTTTATATCAAAATCCACCTTTGGCCTGTTGTTGATGCAGATGATGTCATTCTGTCATCTCTAAAGAGTAACTCAGTGAATTGCCAGATGACGGAATTTGCTCAACACTTTACAGACGCCTCTGACACATCAGCTGAGTGAAACCAGACATCCGGAAATGGTTTTTTAAAGCTGGTCCAGGGGTAGGTCAACTTAGCCCACATACACTGTTGCTTGCATTAACTGTCCACCCACTGCTTGGGGCTATTCTGTGCCCTATTCAAATAGCGGCTGTGGAAACCCCTGGACATTGAGTCATGTACGTGGGAGGCTGGGGATTCCAACAACCGTTCTCGTTTGGCTCGGCCctctgagaaagaaagaagcagtGAAGAGCAGCTTCCTCATTTTGTGGTTTAACAGACCCAGTGCACACGACAAAAATATTTACTCTGGCGGAGGAGGCCCGGCAAAGAAAGTTGAGCGAAGCAAGTCAAGCCGTCACTTCACACAGTTCACTGGACTGGTATTAATGAActaaaaaggggaaatgaaaacaagagaagaaggtGCGGAGGTGTGTCAGGGTTTCCCCCGATGATGCTGTGCCTCTTGGATTCTTCCAAATTGTGCTTTCAGTCAATAAAAACTAAGATATTACATGAACTTTTCAGTGAAAGGACTGGATGCACACTATCACTAGTTGAAAATACCTCACAATCATAATTCAAGTTTTCATTCTAAGGCTGCCATGAGAACAAGTACAGTGATCTGTATTGTCCATAACTGCAGTGACTTTAAAATAAAGCATCAGTTTAAGTGAAAGTTAAAGCTGTCATCGTGGATGGATGAACGGAGCTGCCATCTTTACTGCCACACCATTCAATACACAGCTGGACTCAGTGAAAACAGAGATGATATGATACCAGTGAAAAGTAATGTTAAGCCCAAATACTCACATTTGTCAAAGTGCATGTCAGAAACGGGTTTGCCTTGAAGTTTTCAACCGATCGTTTTTCTGAGCCGCCAATCTGGATCAACTGATTCCCACAGTGTTgctctgtgttgctctgtgttgctctgtgttgctctgtgATGCTCTGAAGTGTGCGTCTGGCTTGTTGTCTCTCACCTCCGCTGCTAGTCGTTCCCCATCGTCGCTTCCCCAGCTGCGGCACGCCCTCAAGGGGAAGCCACACATTCACCATGATTATGACAAACCAGAGCCCATGACATAGTACTGAGTTACACGGAACTCCGGGgggggcggagagagagagagagagagagagagagagaaaataaggaGAGATGTGGTGATAGCAACAATCTGTAATTCTAAGTAAATCAATAAGTGTTCGGATAATTCAATATAGGTAACAATACAACACTAAAGGATTACCTGTAGTATTCTGTTAATTTCACATCAATAATCAATGTTTCTGTCATAATACCTTTGCTGTGTTATCTTGATTTTACTGTAGACTTCTGGCAGTACATTACTGACTTTTTTACACGTTGCTTGCTTTAAACTTAATATTACAGTTTATTTCTGGTTTAATACTATGTGCATCAACACAGTGTATTGTTGCATTATTGTTGCATCGTAAACTTCATTGCAAGTTAAAGTTctgcatttaaatttagttaGAACTACACTCAATTTAATCaaaatttgtattgtttatgCATTAAATGTCCAGTTTCTACTATTATATTTGACATTATAAAGTGTGGGTAACATtttaatgttgtatttattcAGGGCTGAAGTAATTTTTACAAATTTCAACTACTGAATTGTTAGTTTTTTGTATAGTAAGAATCAAATACTATATGGTGATcaactgtttgttttgtgaaataTTAGTATAAGCTTAAGATTATTTGTACTTTGGTCAGTCAGTTTATGCATTAATTGCCTTTAATCCTGGTTGTAATATTGAATGTAATTGAATACATAAATATGTAATATCTTA from Pleuronectes platessa chromosome 10, fPlePla1.1, whole genome shotgun sequence harbors:
- the LOC128449579 gene encoding NF-kappa-B inhibitor delta isoform X1, whose product is MHFDKSPKEKPCCTLPTVKKLLEEKRRRESSSVSPSCSAASTSPGPSNTVTQLSSSEVFTCSGASSSSYTDMAVSFEPWTPAPEPTLGYYGSHPGPSFAPAFSLAMASEYGTQQQLPGFVDTMTPTYQDCQMPVADPTLASSWSPLGLSQNTQMSFGSSMDAAKLEEARMLLRGMDYSRTTGQDEDGDTILHIYTAKGLRECAFAAAERLREVGRLDAKEHKGKTALLVAVTANQPDIVQDLLSLGTDINACDVNGQTALHLAVHYGFPEVLQAVLSSRPAVNLEACNFEGMTPLHCAAISHSATMKALSTTGLEDVGLHSKAAEKLSCVEMLLSAGASLCSQEIKSNKTVLHLAVKEGNIDLVRYLLVPLPNIKAFVNMKAHGHTALHMAAGLHGNPHQEEILQLLLRRGADPSIRNLENDQPAHLLQSGPRGEQLKLMLKKRSASSRRRCMSSQDQE
- the LOC128449579 gene encoding NF-kappa-B inhibitor delta isoform X2, whose translation is MHFDKSPKEKPCCTLPTVKKLLEEKRRRESSSVSPSCSAASTSPGPSNTVTLSSSEVFTCSGASSSSYTDMAVSFEPWTPAPEPTLGYYGSHPGPSFAPAFSLAMASEYGTQQQLPGFVDTMTPTYQDCQMPVADPTLASSWSPLGLSQNTQMSFGSSMDAAKLEEARMLLRGMDYSRTTGQDEDGDTILHIYTAKGLRECAFAAAERLREVGRLDAKEHKGKTALLVAVTANQPDIVQDLLSLGTDINACDVNGQTALHLAVHYGFPEVLQAVLSSRPAVNLEACNFEGMTPLHCAAISHSATMKALSTTGLEDVGLHSKAAEKLSCVEMLLSAGASLCSQEIKSNKTVLHLAVKEGNIDLVRYLLVPLPNIKAFVNMKAHGHTALHMAAGLHGNPHQEEILQLLLRRGADPSIRNLENDQPAHLLQSGPRGEQLKLMLKKRSASSRRRCMSSQDQE